A DNA window from Boseongicola sp. contains the following coding sequences:
- a CDS encoding septation protein A, with translation MEEKTLNPIVKQVLELGPPLMFFAAYLMMRDQTYVIGGTEYDGFIVAAGVFVPILLCSIAVLWKLTGKLSRMQVFTAVMVVVFGGLTVWFNDERFFKLKTTLVYGLFAVILGIGLAQGRSYLAWVMSEFLPMKDEGWMILTWRLTLFFAGLAFANEIVWRTMSTDAWVKIETFGFPALMFVFLWSQIMALQKYLIEETD, from the coding sequence ATGGAAGAAAAGACCCTGAACCCGATCGTCAAACAGGTGCTGGAACTTGGCCCGCCCCTGATGTTCTTTGCCGCCTATCTGATGATGCGCGATCAGACCTATGTCATCGGGGGCACAGAATATGATGGGTTCATCGTCGCAGCCGGGGTATTTGTTCCGATCCTGCTTTGCAGTATAGCGGTTTTGTGGAAGCTGACCGGTAAGTTGAGCCGCATGCAGGTGTTCACAGCCGTCATGGTCGTTGTCTTTGGCGGGCTGACAGTGTGGTTCAACGACGAGCGGTTTTTCAAGCTGAAAACCACTTTGGTTTATGGGCTGTTTGCAGTGATCCTTGGCATCGGTCTGGCGCAGGGGCGGTCCTATCTGGCCTGGGTCATGTCCGAGTTTTTGCCGATGAAGGATGAGGGCTGGATGATCCTGACCTGGCGACTGACCCTGTTTTTTGCCGGTCTTGCGTTCGCCAACGAAATTGTCTGGCGCACGATGTCCACGGATGCCTGGGTCAAGATCGAGACTTTTGGATTTCCGGCCCTGATGTTCGTATTCTTGTGGTCGCAGATAATGGCCCTGCAAAAGTATCTGATCGAAGAAACCGATTAG
- a CDS encoding hydrocarbon oxygenase, producing the protein MVKDYSLTGETGQQAVEAGLANPAWFRPKVDPATIRALSQKSDAIALRDTLLWLGTMVVSAAVAIALWPSWWSAPFWAIYGVLYGSASDSRWHECGHKTAFKTSWMNSVVYHIASFMLMRAPTVWRASHVRHHTDTIIVGRDPEIVAMRPPDLGRVALNLFGVIDVWTLGARMFRHAAGYIDPQEATYIRSQDHGRVFLVARIWLVIYASVIGTAIWWGSILPLMLVGLPRLYGAWHHVMTGLLQHLGLAENVTDHRLNTRTVLMNPISRFIYLNMNYHIEHHMFTMVPYYHLPALHEHLKAELPPPDPSIFAAFRRLLPVLWKQLKYEDAVIIPPLPEGATPYRDEVSRLKPFAV; encoded by the coding sequence ATGGTGAAAGATTACTCCCTGACCGGCGAGACAGGCCAACAGGCAGTTGAGGCCGGGCTCGCGAACCCAGCCTGGTTTCGCCCCAAAGTTGACCCGGCGACAATTCGCGCCCTCAGCCAGAAATCCGACGCTATCGCCCTGCGGGACACGCTTTTGTGGCTTGGCACAATGGTAGTGTCGGCAGCGGTCGCCATTGCGCTTTGGCCATCGTGGTGGTCCGCCCCGTTCTGGGCGATTTACGGGGTTCTTTATGGTTCGGCCTCGGATTCCCGCTGGCACGAATGCGGGCACAAGACCGCGTTCAAAACATCTTGGATGAACTCGGTCGTTTATCACATTGCCAGCTTCATGCTGATGCGCGCACCAACCGTCTGGCGCGCCAGCCACGTGCGACATCATACCGATACCATTATCGTTGGCCGCGACCCCGAGATTGTGGCCATGCGCCCGCCCGACCTGGGGCGTGTGGCGTTGAACCTATTCGGGGTAATCGATGTCTGGACACTTGGCGCGCGGATGTTCCGGCATGCGGCCGGATATATTGATCCCCAAGAAGCGACATATATTCGCAGCCAGGATCATGGCCGGGTGTTTCTGGTCGCCCGCATTTGGTTGGTAATCTATGCGTCCGTGATTGGCACCGCGATCTGGTGGGGCAGCATTCTGCCCTTGATGCTGGTCGGTTTACCCCGCCTTTATGGTGCATGGCATCACGTCATGACCGGGCTGCTGCAACACCTTGGACTGGCCGAGAATGTCACGGATCACCGGTTGAACACGCGCACGGTTCTGATGAACCCGATCAGTCGGTTCATTTACCTGAATATGAATTATCACATCGAGCACCACATGTTCACGATGGTACCCTACTATCACCTGCCCGCATTGCATGAGCATCTAAAAGCAGAATTGCCGCCGCCCGATCCATCGATATTTGCCGCGTTTCGACGGCTGTTGCCAGTTCTCTGGAAGCAGTTGAAATATGAAGACGCCGTGATCATTCCGCCCCTACCAGAAGGTGCGACGCCTTACCGCGACGAGGTCAGCCGCCTTAAACCCTTTGCGGTCTAA
- the metZ gene encoding O-succinylhomoserine sulfhydrylase — protein MSENWKTRTRMVHEGIRRSQYGEVAEPIFLTQGFVYDSAEQAAQRFDTPGEDEFIYARYGNPTVRMFEERIAALEGAEDAFATASGMAAVNAALTSILKAGDHVVSARALFGSCLYILEDVLTRYGVDVTFVDGTNLDEWRAAMRPDTKAVFLETMSNPTLEVIDLKSVAEIAHSVGATVVVDNVFATPVFSRALDLGADVVVYSATKHIDGQGRVLGGVILGTKEFIRKTVEPYLKHTGGAMSPFTAWLLVKGLETLDLRVRAQADGAMALAEALEHDDRLSRVVYPGLKSHAQYDIAKEQLERGGTVIALEIKGGQAAAFKFLNALQIIVISNNLGDAKSIITHPTTTTHQRLTDEQRAELGITPGLVRLSVGIEDPEDLIADIMQALEAG, from the coding sequence ATGTCTGAGAATTGGAAAACACGGACCCGTATGGTTCACGAGGGTATCCGGCGCAGCCAATACGGCGAAGTCGCTGAACCCATCTTTCTGACCCAGGGCTTTGTCTATGACAGCGCCGAACAGGCCGCACAGCGGTTTGATACACCGGGCGAGGACGAATTTATCTATGCGCGCTACGGCAACCCAACGGTGCGCATGTTCGAAGAACGTATTGCCGCGCTTGAAGGGGCTGAGGACGCCTTTGCGACTGCCAGCGGCATGGCTGCCGTCAATGCGGCGCTCACTTCTATACTGAAAGCGGGCGACCACGTCGTCTCGGCGCGCGCATTGTTCGGCTCCTGTCTTTACATCCTCGAAGATGTGCTGACCCGCTACGGCGTCGACGTCACTTTCGTTGATGGCACCAACTTGGACGAATGGCGCGCGGCCATGCGCCCGGACACCAAAGCGGTGTTCCTGGAAACCATGTCGAACCCGACGCTCGAAGTGATTGATCTTAAGTCCGTCGCCGAGATCGCGCATTCCGTTGGCGCGACCGTCGTTGTCGACAATGTCTTTGCCACCCCCGTTTTCAGCCGCGCGTTGGACCTTGGCGCCGATGTCGTGGTCTATTCGGCGACCAAACACATCGACGGTCAGGGCAGGGTGCTTGGCGGGGTCATCCTCGGCACCAAGGAGTTTATTCGCAAAACTGTCGAGCCCTACTTAAAGCACACCGGTGGCGCGATGAGCCCGTTTACGGCATGGCTTCTGGTCAAGGGCCTCGAAACCCTCGACCTCCGCGTGCGGGCGCAAGCCGACGGCGCAATGGCTCTGGCCGAAGCATTGGAACATGACGACCGCCTCAGCCGCGTCGTCTATCCCGGCCTGAAATCCCACGCGCAATACGACATCGCGAAAGAGCAGCTCGAACGCGGCGGTACCGTCATCGCGCTGGAAATCAAAGGCGGGCAGGCGGCGGCGTTCAAGTTCCTGAATGCGCTCCAGATCATCGTGATTTCGAACAACCTCGGCGACGCCAAGTCGATCATCACCCACCCCACAACCACCACGCACCAGCGTCTGACCGACGAACAGCGTGCCGAACTTGGGATAACCCCCGGCCTCGTGCGTCTCAGCGTGGGCATCGAAGACCCTGAAGACCTGATCGCCGACATCATGCAGGCATTGGAAGCGGGCTAA
- a CDS encoding GNAT family N-acetyltransferase, with the protein MGITVCLRQPLGSPDQTGIRHSARESSRKVAHDNKADVVIRPMEPDEGDALGKVFYHAVRDGAARAYSEEQRAAWAYEAPSGPKWNARLSDQSTVVAEIDRRVVGFMTLHLKTGHLDLAFILAEAQGQGVSDALYIVLENQARTAGLKRMTSDASHLAKPFFLRHGWRILGSRIAERSGVTLQNWQMEKALVAGIAT; encoded by the coding sequence ATGGGCATAACCGTATGCCTTCGGCAGCCGCTGGGTTCGCCAGACCAAACCGGGATACGCCATAGTGCGCGTGAATCCTCCCGGAAGGTCGCGCACGACAATAAAGCCGACGTCGTGATCCGGCCAATGGAGCCGGACGAAGGCGATGCGCTGGGCAAGGTGTTTTATCACGCGGTGCGCGACGGCGCGGCGCGGGCCTATTCCGAAGAACAAAGGGCGGCGTGGGCCTATGAGGCCCCATCGGGCCCAAAGTGGAATGCCCGACTGTCCGATCAATCTACGGTCGTCGCTGAGATTGACAGGCGCGTCGTCGGTTTCATGACACTCCATCTGAAAACCGGCCACCTCGATCTCGCGTTCATCTTGGCAGAGGCACAGGGGCAAGGCGTATCTGATGCACTTTACATAGTGCTTGAGAACCAGGCCCGTACCGCAGGTCTAAAGCGCATGACCAGTGACGCCAGCCACCTCGCCAAACCATTCTTCCTGCGGCACGGATGGCGCATCTTGGGGTCGCGAATCGCTGAACGAAGTGGTGTGACCCTTCAGAACTGGCAGATGGAGAAGGCACTGGTCGCGGGTATAGCAACATGA
- a CDS encoding glutamine amidotransferase yields the protein MKPFLILQLRPEDEASDGEFRAFLEKGKLDEARTKRIRLERDPLPGDLNLDDYAGIIVGGGPGCVSDAPDQKSRDEARAEAAIMSLMPKITARDMPFMGCCYGIGILAHHLGGDVSKAQYGEDVGPVSCDVTPEGTTDPLLADLPTTFNTFVGHKEAVQVLPPGATHLMSSGPCPFQMLRYGQNVYATQFHPEADGEVFADRIRIYRDRGYFPPEEADALTQLCAEADVEIPKTILQRFITRYS from the coding sequence ATGAAGCCCTTCCTGATCCTGCAATTGCGCCCCGAAGACGAGGCCTCCGACGGAGAGTTCCGCGCATTCCTCGAAAAAGGAAAGCTGGACGAGGCACGCACGAAACGCATCCGTTTGGAACGCGATCCGCTGCCAGGCGACCTCAATCTCGACGACTATGCTGGCATCATCGTCGGCGGTGGCCCCGGTTGTGTCAGCGATGCGCCCGACCAGAAATCACGCGACGAAGCCCGCGCCGAAGCCGCTATCATGTCGCTGATGCCCAAGATCACCGCCCGCGACATGCCGTTCATGGGTTGCTGCTACGGCATTGGCATCCTTGCCCACCATCTTGGCGGCGACGTGTCCAAGGCTCAATACGGCGAAGACGTCGGCCCGGTTTCCTGTGATGTCACGCCCGAAGGCACAACCGACCCACTCCTCGCCGACCTGCCGACAACCTTTAACACCTTCGTTGGCCACAAAGAGGCGGTTCAGGTGCTTCCCCCCGGCGCAACCCACCTCATGTCTTCCGGCCCTTGCCCGTTCCAGATGTTGCGCTACGGCCAAAACGTCTACGCCACGCAATTCCACCCCGAAGCCGACGGCGAGGTCTTCGCCGACCGTATCCGTATTTACCGCGACCGGGGCTATTTCCCACCCGAAGAAGCCGACGCCCTGACCCAACTTTGCGCCGAAGCCGACGTCGAAATCCCCAAAACCATCCTACAACGGTTTATCACTCGCTACAGCTAA
- a CDS encoding potassium transporter TrkH, which translates to MIDIRPVGYVIGLLVAALGATMLVPMLVDIQDANGHGNAFLGSAIITVVVGGLIALACANGAGGRLTIQQTFLLTSGVWLALPIFGAIPFLQAPISASVTDAVFEAMSGLTTTGSTVFSRLESMPRGLLLWRSMLQWFGGIGIIVVAMVFLPELRVGGMQIFRSEAFDAGGKVLPRAAEIASRISIVYALLTAFCTAGYMAVGLQLFDAVNHAMTTIATGGFSTFDSSFAAFTGAASYVAIIFMILASLPFVRYVQLLAGTSQPLWRDSQIRAFLAALFLIVALVAGFRMLAGNAGGIEPNLRESLFNVTSIMTGTGYASTDYQLWGGFPMIVIFFAGLVGGCAGSTCCSVKVFRYQLLFTAIFAQIRRIHSPHGIFQVKYEGRTVSEDVISSVMAFFTVFIVSIGILSVMLGATGLDFVTSLSGAATAIANVGPGLGPEIGPTGNFADLNDPAKWMLSAGMLIGRLELLAVLVIFTLRFWRG; encoded by the coding sequence ATGATCGACATTCGCCCTGTGGGATATGTTATCGGCCTTTTGGTGGCCGCGCTGGGCGCTACGATGCTGGTGCCGATGCTGGTCGACATTCAAGACGCCAACGGCCACGGCAACGCATTCCTTGGATCAGCTATAATTACTGTCGTCGTCGGTGGTCTGATTGCATTGGCATGCGCCAATGGGGCCGGGGGGCGGCTGACGATCCAGCAAACGTTCCTTTTGACATCGGGTGTTTGGCTGGCACTGCCGATCTTTGGGGCAATTCCGTTCCTTCAAGCCCCAATCAGCGCAAGCGTTACTGACGCCGTTTTCGAAGCGATGTCAGGTTTGACGACCACCGGATCGACCGTATTTTCTAGGCTGGAGTCCATGCCGCGCGGACTGCTCCTGTGGCGCTCTATGCTGCAATGGTTCGGTGGGATCGGAATTATCGTGGTTGCCATGGTGTTTTTGCCAGAGCTTCGCGTCGGTGGAATGCAAATATTCCGCTCCGAGGCTTTTGACGCTGGCGGCAAGGTTCTGCCTCGCGCGGCAGAAATCGCCTCGCGGATTTCTATTGTCTACGCGTTACTGACGGCCTTTTGTACGGCGGGTTATATGGCTGTCGGATTGCAGCTTTTCGACGCCGTTAACCATGCGATGACGACCATTGCGACTGGCGGATTTTCCACATTTGACTCGTCATTTGCAGCCTTCACTGGCGCTGCCTCCTATGTCGCAATCATATTTATGATCCTGGCAAGCCTTCCGTTCGTGCGATACGTCCAGTTACTTGCCGGAACCTCACAACCTCTTTGGCGTGACAGTCAGATCAGGGCGTTTCTGGCGGCTCTTTTTCTAATCGTCGCGCTTGTTGCAGGCTTTCGCATGCTGGCCGGTAATGCGGGCGGCATAGAGCCGAACCTGCGTGAAAGCCTGTTCAACGTCACGTCGATCATGACTGGAACCGGATACGCCAGCACCGATTATCAACTTTGGGGAGGATTTCCGATGATCGTGATTTTCTTCGCGGGGCTTGTCGGTGGTTGTGCTGGTTCAACATGCTGTTCCGTGAAGGTGTTTCGCTATCAACTGCTGTTCACAGCGATATTTGCGCAGATACGCCGCATTCACTCGCCCCACGGAATTTTTCAGGTCAAATACGAAGGCCGCACCGTTTCCGAGGATGTCATTTCGTCCGTCATGGCGTTCTTTACCGTATTTATTGTCTCGATCGGCATTCTGTCAGTGATGCTCGGTGCGACCGGTCTGGATTTCGTCACGTCCCTTAGTGGTGCAGCGACTGCAATTGCCAACGTCGGGCCAGGTCTTGGTCCCGAGATTGGTCCAACTGGCAATTTTGCTGACCTGAACGATCCGGCAAAATGGATGCTGTCGGCGGGTATGTTAATCGGGCGGCTGGAGCTTTTGGCAGTTCTGGTCATCTTCACCCTTCGGTTTTGGCGCGGCTGA